The genomic window GGCCACCCACCCGTTTCATAATGGAATAAATCCCAGAATGGAACTGTTAAGTTCGAAGCCCGCAAGCACCCTTTCTGGACCATCTGCCTTGCAGCGAGACGTACCAAACATGTACAGTGAGTTTCCCCAGCTACCACCGTTCTACTTTCAATGCACATAACCGCCAATACGCTAGACGACCTGCTTCGGCGGGTAATCAACAAAATTCTCAAGAGCGGAAATGCTACCGAGCCGAGTCGCGGCAAGACGAACGAACTGATCGGAGTCTTGCTTGAAATCACCGATCCTCGTGCGCGTCTCAGCCGAACGGAGGGACGAAGCCTCCTTTTTGGTGGCCTTGGTGAACTCTTGTGGTATTTGGCAGGAAGTAAGCAACTTAGCTTCATCCGCTATTACTTGCCCCGGTATTCCGAGGAATCGGATGATGGACGTACGGTTCATGGCGCGTATGGTCCTCGGTTTTTCAAAATGCGTGGTATCAATCAAATCCAGAATGTTCTCGACTTGCTAAAAAACAGGCCAGCCTCACGCCGTGCCGTAATTCAATTGTTTGATGCGACGGATATTGAGGATATTGCACATGAACACAAAAATATTCCGTGCACGTGCACGCTTCAATTCATGGTTCGTCACGGTCGTCTGCACATGTTCACCAGCATGCGCTCGAACGACGTATTCCTCGGCCTGCCCCACGATTTATTCACTTTCACGATGTTGCAGGAGATTATTGCCCGTACGCTCGGGGTCGAACTTGGAAAATACAAACATGCAGTTGGGAGTCTCCACATTTACGAAAAAGACAGAGGGAAGGCTGAACAATTTCTGAAAGAGGGGTGGCAGGCCTCGGTACTTATGCCGTCAATGCCGCTCGAAGACCCCTGGAAGTCTATCCGCAAGGTACTAAAGGCCGAGAGGGCTGTTCGTCATAACCGAGGGATCAACATTGGCAGACTCGGTCTTGAAGCTTATTGGGAAGACATCGTGCGCCTTCTGCAAATCTATTCGTACGCTAAGAAGGCGAATGCTGACAAGATCGCTCGACTAAAAAAAATGATGTCGAGTCGCATTTACGACGTTTACATTGAAAAAAAGAAACAAAAGGCTACTCTACAAAGAGTCAAAAGGACCAAGCCGATACAGGAGCAGCTGTTCTGAAGCAGTTAACTTCGCGGATGCTCTCAGAGAATCTCGATACTGTATGCACTATAAAGTGCGATGCTTTTTCAAGTGCCTATAGGGATTATGAATGAACGCGACACTATCAACATTAATTAAACGCCTGTATGAAACCAGGCTTTCGAAAACAAACGTCATACCTTGGAGCTGCCCGGTTCCATCCTTCGGGGATGTGTCCAGCGCAAGAGTTGCAACCCTTGGCCTCAATCCTAGTAACCGCGAATTTGTTGATCGCTCTGGCAACGAACTCGTTGGCCCATTTCGCCGATTTCACACTCTCGGCTCGCTCGGTCTGGCTCGCTGGTCTGAGGTCAAGGTGCAGCACTTGCGACAAATATGGGATTCGTGCCGAAACTATTTTTCGAGGAACCCTTATGATCTTTGGTTTAGGCAACTAGATCACTTAATCGGAGAAACGGAGGCGTCCTACTACGATGCTTCGGGTGGTGCTTGTCATCTTGACTTGATTCCCTACGCGACTGAATGCAAATGGACGAGCCTCAGTCATCGGCAGCGTTCACTCCTCATTTCCGTGGCTGGCGACAGTTTGGCCCTGCTATTGCGAGAGTCTCCGGTTCGATTGTTGATCCTTAACGGCAGTTCGGTGGTCAGGAACTTTGAGAAGATTGCAGAGGTCCGTCTTGAAAAAAAGGTGATGAATGGCTGGATGCTTCCACGTCGTTCGAGGTCCAATGTCACCGGAATCGCGTATAACGGGGTTGTCCGTTATGTTTCTGGCATCAAGCTCAAGCATGACGTTTTGGTGATTGGATTTAATCATAATATTCAAAGTAGCTTCGGAGTTACGCGAGAAGTCAGAACTTCGATTCGCCATTGGATCGGGAGAATAGCAGATGGGGTGTGTTGGTGAGGCCCAAAGATGTGAAGCTGGCCCAGCAACTTGAAGCTGGCTTGAGTTCGTTCGATTCGCAATCCCGTGCTCTTCCGGGAATCAAAAGTCGCGCGAATCGTACAGCTTTCGTTGAACAGCTGGTGGAGAGTATTCGACGGATCAAGTACATTTCCGTGATAAGGAGTCGAAAACTCAGCAGCTCTCGTGCAGATCCCTCGAGTGACATTTTTGATCCCATTATGGCCGCAGTGCTCCGCATGCGCGAAGGACAGATCGATGAGGCATTCTGGTTTGTGTTCTTATTTGTGCATTTCGGTAAGCATCAACGAGACGGTTGGCGGCTAGTCCGGGATGTCTATGGTCGTTTGGGCAGGGGAGCTCCTTGGGATTGGACGAGAACCAGCGCTCATCCCGAGCGCTTTCGAAAAT from Terriglobales bacterium includes these protein-coding regions:
- a CDS encoding thymidylate synthase produces the protein MHITANTLDDLLRRVINKILKSGNATEPSRGKTNELIGVLLEITDPRARLSRTEGRSLLFGGLGELLWYLAGSKQLSFIRYYLPRYSEESDDGRTVHGAYGPRFFKMRGINQIQNVLDLLKNRPASRRAVIQLFDATDIEDIAHEHKNIPCTCTLQFMVRHGRLHMFTSMRSNDVFLGLPHDLFTFTMLQEIIARTLGVELGKYKHAVGSLHIYEKDRGKAEQFLKEGWQASVLMPSMPLEDPWKSIRKVLKAERAVRHNRGINIGRLGLEAYWEDIVRLLQIYSYAKKANADKIARLKKMMSSRIYDVYIEKKKQKATLQRVKRTKPIQEQLF